Proteins from a genomic interval of Uloborus diversus isolate 005 chromosome 4, Udiv.v.3.1, whole genome shotgun sequence:
- the LOC129219687 gene encoding uncharacterized protein LOC129219687 isoform X2 yields the protein MPRPVAVGTEWAAVPTGRPASAFSESESASDTDPRKRDTRRSFRKYPPVPSTRRTPSRRVASPRECVRTKFTAAPKTRNVALQSMDLCHAATNEYVTQKLRERNHDA from the coding sequence ATGCCTCGGCCAGTTGCTGTTGGGACGGAATGGGCTGCTGTCCCCACGGGAAGACCTGCATCGGCattttcggagtcggagtctgcgTCGGATACGGACCCGAGAAAAAGGGACACAAGACGATCGTTTCGGAAATACCCGCCGGTCCCAAGTACGAGAAGAACGCCCTCAAGACGAGTAGCAAGTCCGAGAGAATGTGTCCGGACGAAATTCACAGCTGCCCCAAAAACAAGGAATGTTGCACTGCAGTCGATGGATCTGTGTCATGCTGCGACAAATGAGTATGTGACACAGAAACTGAG